From Aspergillus fumigatus Af293 chromosome 5, whole genome shotgun sequence, a single genomic window includes:
- the pkaC2 gene encoding cAMP-dependent protein kinase → MATGKAEPSTHSEIPSSSPPSRGVDTPLEDVQKREKQMVASFRPPHQRSVNPFVIKDRLEERQLGISTRTLCVNDFTLIKTLGTGTFARVWLAKFKDETIRRDNVYALKVLRKADVIKLKQVEHVRNERKALAAVAGHPFITTLIASFSDEQSLYMLLDYCPGGEIFSYLRRARRFNETTSRFYAAEITLTIEYLHDVEGIVYRDLKPENILLDADGHIKLVDFGFAKQINDRETYTLCGTPEYLAPEVIHNSGHGLAVDWWALGILIYEFLVGQPPFWDQNPMRIYEQIVEGRLRFPPNMSPAAQNIISCLCKTNPSERLGHISGGSARVKAHPFFEDIDWDDLFHRRMKGPIIPRVDHPADTGNFEDYPDVDVKGQAIYTDDMKKKYEALFSDF, encoded by the exons ATGGCTACAGGAAAGGCCGAGCCTTCGACACATAGTGAGATTCCGAGCTCCTCTCCGCCATCGAGAGGGGTGGACACTCCTTTGGAAGACGTtcagaagagagaaaagcagATGGTTGCGTCCTTCCGACCCCCTCACCAGAGATCGGTGAATCCTTTCGTCATTAAAGATCGGCTGGAGGAAAGGCAGCTGGGGATATCAACTCGGACCCTTTGCGTTAATGATTTTACGCTAATCAAAACACTTGGTACTG GTACCTTTGCTCGGGTGTGGCTGGCGAAATTCAAAGACGAAACGATCCGGCGGGACAATGTGTACGCGCTAAAGGTTTTACGCAAAGCAGATG TGATCAAGTTGAAGCAAGTGGAGCATGTGCGCAATGAGCGAAAAGCACTTGCTGCGGTTGCCGGTCACCCTTTTATCACGACTCTGATCGCGTCATTTTCCGATGAACAGAGCCTATATATGCTG CTGGACTACTGTCCCGGAGGTGAGATCTTCAGCTATCTTCGGCGTGCGCGGCGATTTAACGAGACTACCTCGAGATTCTATGCCGCCGAGATCACGCTAACGATCGAGTACCTTCATGACGTTGAGGGCATCGTTTACCGTGATCTGAAGCCGGAAAACATCCTCTTGGACGCTGACGGGCATATTAAGCTGGTCGACTTTGGATTCGCAAAGCAGATCAACGATCGCGAGACGTACACGTTATGCGGCACTCCGGAGTACCTAGCTCCTGAGGTCATCCACAACAGCGGTCATGGCCTCGCTGTGGACTGGTGGGCTCTCGGGATCCTCATCTACGAGTTTTTGGTTGGGCAGCCCCCGTTCTGGGATCAGAACCCGATGCGCATCTACGAACAGATTGTCGAGGGTCGCTTGCGTTTTCCTCCAAACATGTCGCCGGCAGCCCAGAACATCATATCATGTCTCTGCAAGACCAATCCGAGTGAGCGGCTTGGCCACATCTCAGGTGGCTCTGCGAGAGTCAAAGCGCACCCCTTCTTTGAGGACATAGATTGGGATGACTTGTTCCACCGGCGCATGAAAGGCCCCATCATCCCGCGAGTTGACCATCCCGCAGATACCGGAAACTTCGAGGACTATCCCGACGTAGACGTGAAGGGTCAGGCCATTTACACCGACGACATGAAAAAGAAATACGAAGCTTTGTTCAGCGATTTCTAA
- the och1 gene encoding glycosyltransferase family 32 protein: MLTFRKSLIAAVVLITFVVLLRSAHSSPSAEPAVLNTETTAHDTSQAADEHLTDQKHDIQQQPLKPPPTAPLRERLRYQFPYDLENRFPAYIWQTWKYTPASMWFSEDLRPAEASWTELHPGFVHEVIPDDTQRHLVKYLYGSVPEVFEAYDSMPLPVLKADFFRYLILLARGGIYSDIDTYALKPAVDWLPGELDLATVGFVIGIEADPDRPDWHDWYSRRIQFCQWTIQAKPGHPILRDIVAYITEEALRMKKKGILKEGKMDKTIVEFTGPAAWTDAVFRYFNNPEYFSIEPGSTHNVTYEDFTNQQGYKKVGDVVVLPITSFSPGVGQMGAGDLDDPMAFVKHDFSGSWKTDPAL; the protein is encoded by the exons ATGCTCACCTTCAGGAAGTCGCTAATAGCGGCCGTCGTCTTGATTACATTCGTCGTCCTCCTTCGATCCGCACACTCCTCACCCTCCGCCGAACCCGCCGTTCTTAACACGGAAACCACTGCGCACGACACCAGTCAAGCAGCAGATGAACATCTTACGGATCAGAAACATGATATACAACAGCAGCCGTTGAAGCCACCACCCACTGCGCCCTTGCGCGAACGGCTCCGTTACCAATTCCCCTACGATCTCGAAAACAGATTCCCCGCGTACATCTGGCAGACCTGGAAGTACACGCCAGCATCCATGTGGTTTTCTGAAGACCTTCGGCCCGCTGAAGCAAGTTGGACAGAACTACATCCGGGGTTTGTCCATGAAGTGATTCCGGACGACACTCAGCGACATCTTGTCAAGTACCTCTACGGCTCGGTCCCGGAGGTGTTCGAGGCATACGATTCGATGCCACTGCCCGTCCTGAAAGCTGATTTCTTTCGGTACTTGATTCTGCTGGCGCGTGGAGGCATCTACAGTGACATCGATACCTACGCGCTCAAGCCCGCCGTCGACTGGTTGCCTGGGGAGCTGGATCTCGCCACGGTCGGTTTCGTGATCGGAATAGAGGCCGACCCCGACCGGCCTGATTGGCACGACTGGTATTCGCGCCGGATCCAATTTTGTCAGTGGACCATCCAGGCAAAGCCTGGGCACCCGATCCTCCGCGATATTGTCGCATACATTACCGAGGAGGCGCTGCGAatgaagaaaaagggaatcctgaaggaaggaaagatggATAAGACTATCGTGGAGTTCACTGGACCCGCTGCCTGGACGGACGCGGTGTTTCGATATTTCAACAACCCGGAATACTTCAGCATCGAACCGGGGTCGACTCACAACGTCACATACGAGGATTTCACCAACCAACAGGGTTATAAAAAGGTCGGTGACGTCGTGGTCCTGCCAATTACCAGTTTCAGTCCTGGTGTTGGTCAGATGGGAGCGGGCGATCTGGATGACCCCATGGCGTTTGTGAAACACGACTTTAGTG GATCATGGAAGACAGATCCGGCTCTCTAA
- a CDS encoding glycoside hydrolase family 43 protein, protein MSEPLACPREHGGAIDPSPFRDTDGKLYVTYKSDGNSIGHGGDCNNGKKPIVKVPIMLQELQDDGITPVGDPIEILKNEQEDGPLVEAPNIIRTDQGYYYLFFSSHCFTSPKYDVKYAYSTSLKGPYKRAARALVRTGDFDLTSPGGATVAPDGTFMIFHANCAPKRCMYVTGIDIGADNLITLSGLA, encoded by the coding sequence ATGTCGGAACCTCTGGCTTGCCCCCGGGAACATGGCGGTGCCATTGACCCGTCGCCGTTTCGAGACACAGACGGAAAACTGTATGTCACGTACAAAAGCGATGGGAATAGCATTGGCCACGGTGGCGACTGTAACAATGGCAAGAAACCCATTGTCAAAGTCCCCATCATGCTTCAGGAGCTCCAAGATGACGGTATCACCCCAGTTGGGGACCCTATTGAAATTCTCAAGAACGAACAGGAAGATGGGCCTCTGGTCGAGGCGCCCAACATCATCCGGACAGACCAGGGCTATTACtaccttttcttctcttcccattGCTTCACTTCCCCGAAGTACGATGTCAAGTACGCCTACTCGACGTCTTTGAAGGGGCCGTATAAGAGGGCCGCTCGCGCCTTAGTCAGAACGGGGGACTTTGACCTGACGTCTCCGGGAGGGGCTACTGTAGCTCCTGACGGGACATTTATGATATTCCATGCCAATTGTGCACCAAAGAGATGCATGTATGTCACGGGGATAGATATAGGTGCAGACAACTTGATCACACTTAGTGGACTCGCGTGA
- a CDS encoding homoserine O-acetyltransferase family protein has product MSSLRGVARSAPRGIQAIGLWRQSESVAANFTTAKSRFQISISNRRLLRSAPARKIQTVAAENSSSRDSSNPALSFPCLDALDAKSALLSARSIESGPEPSYTTGQHENFHCEEPLLLDWGGVLPEFDIAYETWGQLNADKSNAILLHTGLSASSHAHSTEANPKPGWWEKFIGSGKPLNTDKYFVICTNVIGGCYGSTGPSSIDPSDGKRYATRFPILTLDDMVRAQFRLLDSLGIQKLYASVGSSMGGMQSLAAGVLFPERIGKIVSISGCARSHPYSIAMRHTQRQVLMMDPKWNRGFYYDSIPPHSGMKLAREIATVTYRSGPEWEKRFGRKRADPSKQPALCPDFLIETYLDHAGEKFCLEYDPNSLLYVSKAMDLFDLSRSQRAETEKRRREFEARIAQGGKTLRYNDASCSLTLPEKPYEEQPSTTDSGSSADEAVATGKQPDTPPADLVAGLAPLKNHPVLVMGVASDILFPAWQQREIAETLRAAGNKNVEHIELGEDISLFGHDTFLLDLKNIGGAVERFLR; this is encoded by the coding sequence ATGAGCTCTCTCCGAGGCGTGGCACGCTCAGCTCCTCGTGGTATCCAGGCTATCGGACTGTGGAGACAGAGTGAAAGTGTTGCGGCCAATTTTACTACAGCGAAAAGCCGATTTCAAATCAGCATATCGAATCGTCGCCTATTACGCTCGGCTCCTGCCCGGAAGATACAGACCGTCGCCGCCGAAAACTCTTCATCGCGAGATTCATCGAACCCGGCACTCTCATTTCCTTGTCTCGACGCTCTGGATGCGAAATCGGCGCTGCTATCGGCCCGGTCGATCGAGTCAGGTCCAGAGCCTTCATACACAACCGGACAACATGAGAACTTCCACTGTGAGGAGCCATTGCTACTAGACTGGGGTGGTGTCTTGCCAGAGTTTGACATCGCATACGAAACATGGGGTCAGTTGAACGCGGACAAGAGCAACGCTATTCTATTACATACTGGTCTGTCAGCGTCGAGTCATGCGCACAGTACCGAAGCCAACCCAAAACCGGGATGGTGGGAGAAATTCATCGGTTCTGGCAAGCCGTTGAATACGGATAAGTACTTCGTCATCTGTACAAATGTTATTGGAGGTTGTTATGGGAGCACGGGCCCGTCTTCAATCGATCCGTCCGACGGGAAGAGATACGCGACGCGGTTTCCTATCCTTACCCTGGACGACATGGTCCGAGCGCAGTTCCGTCTATTGGACTCATTGGGTATCCAGAAACTGTACGCCTCTGTTGGCTCTAGCATGGGTGGGATGCAGAGTCTTGCGGCAGGAGTGTTGTTCCCCGAGCGCATCGGAAAGATCGTGAGTATCAGTGGGTGCGCCCGGAGCCACCCGTACAGTATTGCCATGAGACACACTCAGCGCCAGGTGCTGATGATGGACCCGAAATGGAACCGTGGTTTCTACTACGACTCAATCCCACCTCATTCGGGCATGAAACTTGCCAGAGAAATCGCAACAGTCACGTACAGAAGTGGACCTGAATGGGAAAAGCGGTTCGGACGCAAGCGCGCCGACCCCAGCAAACAGCCGGCCTTGTGCCCTGACTTCCTTATTGAGACCTATCTCGATCATGCTGGCGAGAAATTCTGCCTCGAGTACGACCCAAATAGTCTGCTCTACGTCTCCAAAGCCATGGACCTGTTCGACCTCAGCCGGTCGCAGCGGGCAGAGACTGAAAAGCGCAGACGGGAGTTTGAGGCTCGTATCGCCCAAGGCGGCAAGACACTCCGCTACAACGATGCCTCGTGCAGCTTGACATTGCCCGAAAAGCCTTACGAGGAGCAACCATCTACAACCGACTCCGGCTCCTCGGCGGACGAGGCAGTCGCCACTGGCAAACAACCAGATACACCACCCGCCGATCTCGTCGCAGGTCTCGCGCCGTTGAAAAACCACCCCGTCTTGGTCATGGGTGTTGCCAGTGATATCCTCTTCCCCGCGTGGCAGCAACGTGAGATCGCCGAGACTCTTCGCGCGGCTGGAAATAAGAACGTCGAACATATCGAGCTGGGCGAGGATATCTCCTTATTCGGGCATGATACGTTCCTGCTTGACTTAAAAAATATTGGCGGTGCCGTTGAGAGGTTTTTGCGCTAA